From a single Mycolicibacterium moriokaense genomic region:
- a CDS encoding TetR/AcrR family transcriptional regulator: MLSVKGYAGTRLTDVADYAGLQAPAIYYYFPSREDLIEEVMFAGIGDMRRHLQETLDNLPDGTEPIEKIMAAVDAHLRHELELSDYATASIRNSGQIPEHLRTRQQKEANAYNALWMKLFTEAADEGQLRSDLDTRIALALVLGALNWSAEWWNPRRASVDTVVANAQSIVRAGLSPATAPARRKRTNGSRR; encoded by the coding sequence GTGCTGAGTGTCAAGGGCTACGCCGGGACCAGGTTGACCGACGTCGCGGACTACGCCGGGCTGCAGGCGCCCGCCATCTACTACTACTTCCCCTCGCGTGAGGACCTGATCGAAGAGGTCATGTTCGCGGGCATCGGCGATATGCGTCGCCATCTCCAGGAGACGCTCGACAATCTGCCCGACGGCACCGAACCGATCGAGAAGATCATGGCCGCGGTGGACGCACATCTGCGCCACGAACTCGAGCTGTCCGACTACGCCACGGCCTCCATCCGCAACTCCGGTCAGATTCCGGAGCATCTGCGCACCAGGCAACAGAAGGAGGCCAACGCCTACAACGCGTTGTGGATGAAATTGTTCACCGAGGCCGCCGACGAAGGACAGCTTCGGTCAGACCTCGACACCCGCATCGCACTCGCACTGGTGCTCGGTGCTCTCAACTGGTCGGCGGAGTGGTGGAATCCCCGACGGGCCTCGGTCGACACCGTCGTGGCCAACGCTCAGAGCATCGTCCGCGCCGGCCTGAGCCCGGCCACCGCACCGGCTCGCCGTAAGCGCACCAACGGTTCACGCCGCTAG
- a CDS encoding FAD-dependent oxidoreductase, with the protein MTFVITQNCCTDASCIPVCPVDCIRPVPNGTAAPMLYIDPNTCVDCGACMAECPVGAIYHEDELPAGQRRFLDINAAYFDKTALKVRDTQAKPAPRPLERGALRVAIVGSGPAACYAAAELVHTPGVEVHLFDRLPTPFGLIRSGVAPDHQATKQIVSVFEPVLASDRVSCHFNVEVGRDVTHAELTEHHDAVIYAVGASRSRDLGIPGEHLAGHHAVADFVAWYNGHPDHAHHEFDFGTSRVVIIGNGNVALDAARVLVSDTETLAQTDIADHSLRALAASAVQEVVLLARRGAAHGAFSVGELIALGELPGVDVVVRGELGERPDDLDGALKYDLITEYAMRPRTPGNRVVALVFSAPPLELVGTENVEGVRLETGIIETGLVFRSIGYRGAAIDGVPFDEAEGRVPNDEGRVVDAGEPLPGVYVAGWIKRGPQGVIGTNRTCAQQTVGHLMEDFAAGKLRRRSDDDISELLTRRGVQAVDWAGWLAIDAAERARGAAAARPRAKFVEVGELVGAARI; encoded by the coding sequence TTGACCTTCGTCATCACGCAGAACTGCTGCACGGACGCCAGCTGCATACCGGTTTGCCCGGTGGACTGCATACGCCCGGTACCCAACGGCACCGCCGCACCGATGCTCTACATCGATCCGAACACCTGCGTCGACTGTGGGGCGTGCATGGCGGAATGCCCGGTCGGCGCGATTTACCACGAGGACGAGTTGCCCGCGGGCCAGCGCAGGTTCCTTGACATCAACGCGGCGTACTTCGACAAGACCGCACTGAAAGTGCGTGATACTCAGGCGAAGCCGGCACCCCGACCCCTCGAGCGTGGTGCGCTGCGCGTCGCCATCGTCGGCTCGGGCCCGGCGGCGTGCTACGCAGCGGCCGAACTCGTGCATACGCCAGGCGTCGAGGTGCACCTCTTCGATCGACTGCCGACGCCGTTCGGCCTGATTCGTTCTGGGGTTGCCCCGGATCACCAGGCGACCAAGCAGATCGTGTCGGTGTTCGAGCCGGTTCTGGCGAGCGACCGGGTGAGCTGCCACTTCAATGTCGAGGTGGGTCGCGACGTCACGCACGCCGAACTGACCGAACACCACGACGCGGTGATCTACGCGGTGGGCGCCTCACGCAGCCGCGATCTCGGGATTCCCGGCGAGCATTTGGCCGGTCACCATGCCGTCGCCGACTTCGTCGCCTGGTACAACGGACACCCCGACCATGCTCATCACGAATTCGACTTCGGCACCTCCCGCGTTGTGATCATCGGGAACGGCAACGTCGCCCTGGACGCCGCACGTGTCCTCGTCTCCGACACCGAGACGCTGGCGCAGACCGACATCGCCGACCATTCGTTGCGGGCACTAGCCGCAAGCGCGGTCCAGGAAGTCGTGCTGCTGGCGCGGCGCGGCGCGGCCCACGGAGCGTTCTCGGTGGGCGAGCTGATCGCGCTCGGGGAGCTGCCAGGCGTCGACGTGGTCGTGCGGGGTGAGCTCGGGGAACGCCCCGACGATCTCGATGGCGCGCTGAAGTATGACCTGATCACCGAGTATGCGATGCGCCCCCGAACTCCTGGGAATCGTGTCGTGGCTCTGGTCTTTTCCGCGCCACCGCTGGAACTCGTCGGCACCGAGAACGTCGAGGGTGTTCGCCTGGAGACCGGAATTATCGAGACCGGGTTGGTGTTCCGGTCGATCGGTTATCGCGGGGCGGCCATCGACGGTGTGCCGTTCGATGAAGCCGAGGGCCGCGTGCCCAACGACGAAGGACGGGTAGTCGACGCTGGCGAACCGCTACCCGGCGTGTACGTCGCCGGGTGGATCAAACGAGGTCCGCAGGGCGTGATCGGCACCAACCGTACGTGCGCGCAGCAGACAGTCGGCCATCTGATGGAGGACTTCGCGGCCGGCAAGCTGCGTCGGAGGTCGGACGACGACATCAGCGAGCTGTTGACCAGACGCGGTGTGCAGGCGGTCGATTGGGCTGGATGGCTGGCGATCGACGCCGCGGAACGGGCCCGCGGGGCCGCCGCGGCACGCCCGCGGGCCAAGTTCGTGGAAGTCGGCGAACTAGTGGGGGCCGCGCGGATCTGA
- a CDS encoding TetR/AcrR family transcriptional regulator, with protein MAKRNAAPPSDPATEQVEDSKSALTRARILDAAAHVLSAKGYAGLRLTDVAERAELRAPAIYYYYASRDDLIEEVMWVGIADMREHVAAVLDQLPDGTAPMERLLTAAEAHLRHALEISDYTTASIRNAGQVPLTIRKRQIREEERYGEIWRKLINDLARDGQLRADLDFYIAQMLVLGALNWAVEWWHPRRGSIDAVVANAQSVIRHGLGANV; from the coding sequence ATGGCAAAGCGCAACGCCGCCCCACCGTCGGACCCGGCCACGGAACAGGTCGAGGACTCGAAATCGGCCCTCACCCGGGCCCGCATCCTCGATGCCGCGGCCCACGTCCTGTCCGCGAAGGGGTATGCCGGTTTGCGCCTCACCGACGTCGCGGAGCGGGCGGAGCTACGCGCCCCGGCCATCTATTACTACTACGCATCACGCGACGACCTCATCGAAGAAGTGATGTGGGTGGGCATCGCCGACATGCGCGAGCACGTCGCCGCCGTCCTGGACCAACTCCCCGACGGCACAGCACCGATGGAACGCCTCCTCACCGCCGCGGAAGCCCATCTGCGCCACGCATTGGAGATCTCCGACTACACCACCGCATCGATCCGCAACGCCGGACAGGTGCCCCTCACGATTCGCAAACGCCAGATCCGCGAGGAGGAACGCTATGGAGAGATCTGGCGCAAGCTGATCAATGATCTGGCACGCGACGGACAACTACGCGCCGATTTGGACTTCTACATTGCGCAGATGCTCGTCCTGGGCGCCCTCAACTGGGCCGTCGAATGGTGGCACCCCCGGCGCGGTTCCATCGACGCGGTGGTCGCCAACGCGCAATCAGTGATCCGACACGGCCTGGGCGCCAACGTGTAG
- a CDS encoding acetyl-CoA C-acetyltransferase, producing the protein MNEAYIVDAVRTPVGKRGGGLSGAHPADMAAHVIQTVVGRHDIDPAAIDDVILGCLDNIGSQAGDIARTAALAAGLPESVPGVTIDRQCGSAQQAVHFAAQGVMSGTADLIVAGGVQKMSQYPILSAFGAGEPFGSSDPWTGCEGWQARYGDQEISQFRGAELIAAHWKLTREDNERFALESHRRALAAIKDGHFAREITPFANATVDEGPRADTSLEKMATLPTLIEGGVLTAAVASQISDGAAALLIASKDAVDRFKLTPRARIHHMSVRGADPVMMLTAPIPATQHALKRAGMSIDDIDVVEINEAFAPVVLAWLAELGADPAKVNPNGGAIALGHPIGCTGARLMTSMLHELERTGGRYGLQTMCEGGGQANVTIIERI; encoded by the coding sequence GTGAACGAAGCTTATATCGTCGACGCTGTCCGCACTCCCGTCGGGAAGCGGGGCGGTGGACTTTCCGGGGCTCACCCCGCCGACATGGCGGCGCACGTCATCCAAACGGTGGTGGGGCGCCACGACATCGACCCCGCCGCCATCGACGACGTGATTCTCGGCTGCCTGGACAACATCGGCTCCCAGGCCGGCGACATCGCGCGTACCGCCGCGCTGGCAGCGGGACTGCCCGAATCGGTGCCCGGTGTCACCATCGACCGGCAGTGCGGATCGGCCCAGCAGGCAGTGCATTTCGCCGCGCAGGGCGTGATGAGCGGCACCGCCGATCTGATCGTCGCGGGCGGCGTCCAGAAGATGAGCCAGTACCCGATCCTGTCGGCATTCGGCGCGGGCGAGCCGTTCGGCTCGAGCGACCCGTGGACGGGCTGTGAAGGCTGGCAGGCCCGGTACGGCGACCAGGAGATCTCACAGTTCCGCGGCGCGGAACTGATTGCGGCACACTGGAAGCTGACGCGCGAAGACAACGAACGCTTCGCACTGGAAAGCCATCGGCGCGCCTTGGCAGCCATCAAGGACGGCCACTTCGCACGTGAGATCACGCCCTTCGCGAACGCGACCGTCGACGAGGGACCCCGGGCCGACACGTCGTTGGAGAAGATGGCCACGCTGCCCACCCTCATCGAGGGCGGGGTGCTGACCGCTGCTGTCGCCAGCCAGATCTCCGACGGCGCAGCTGCGCTGCTGATCGCTTCGAAGGACGCCGTCGACCGCTTCAAGCTGACCCCGCGGGCCCGCATCCACCACATGTCGGTCCGCGGTGCCGATCCGGTGATGATGCTGACCGCACCGATACCCGCGACCCAGCATGCCCTCAAGCGTGCCGGCATGTCGATCGACGACATCGACGTCGTCGAGATCAATGAGGCGTTCGCCCCGGTCGTCCTGGCCTGGCTTGCCGAGCTCGGCGCCGACCCGGCCAAGGTCAACCCTAACGGTGGCGCCATTGCGCTCGGCCATCCGATCGGCTGCACCGGCGCCCGATTGATGACGTCGATGCTGCACGAGCTGGAGCGCACGGGCGGCCGCTACGGCCTGCAGACCATGTGCGAAGGCGGTGGCCAGGCGAACGTCACCATCATCGAACGGATCTGA
- a CDS encoding acyl-CoA dehydrogenase family protein, producing MLRTLYEPDHEAYRETVREFLAREVVPHQHDWDAARWIDREVFARAAKAGIYGLQIGEEYGGSGEPDYRYRMVVCEEVARINALSFGLTVSLQDDLVLHYLLDLTTDEQRQRWLPGFATGDIIGALAMTEPGTGSDLRGIRTTAQRDGDRWILNGQKTFISSGIMADLVVVAARTGSAGGSRDLSLFVVERDTPGFERGRKLDKIGLPAQDTAELYFRDAEVPAANLIGEEGYGLQYLMSHLPRERLGVSAMAIATTRAIFDMTVDYCKQRHAFGAPLTDKQHVRFELAEMATEIDIAQCYVDQSVRAYNAGQLTAVDAAKGKWSISELQKRVLDRCLQLHGGYGYMTEYPVARAYMDTRVQTIYGGTTEIMKEIIGRDVVA from the coding sequence ATGCTCCGCACTCTCTACGAACCCGATCACGAGGCGTACCGCGAGACGGTCCGCGAGTTCCTCGCCCGCGAAGTGGTTCCGCACCAGCATGATTGGGACGCCGCGCGATGGATCGACCGCGAGGTGTTCGCCCGTGCGGCGAAAGCGGGGATCTACGGCCTACAGATCGGCGAGGAGTACGGCGGCTCCGGCGAACCCGACTACCGATACCGGATGGTGGTGTGTGAGGAAGTCGCCCGAATCAATGCGCTTTCTTTCGGTTTGACGGTCAGCCTGCAGGATGACCTCGTCCTGCATTATCTGCTTGACCTGACCACTGATGAGCAGCGCCAGCGCTGGCTGCCCGGATTTGCGACCGGCGACATCATCGGCGCGCTCGCGATGACCGAGCCTGGAACAGGCAGCGATCTACGCGGCATCCGCACCACCGCGCAGCGGGACGGTGATCGCTGGATCCTCAACGGACAGAAGACCTTCATCTCCAGCGGCATCATGGCCGATTTGGTGGTGGTTGCCGCCCGAACGGGCTCGGCGGGCGGCTCGCGTGACCTGAGTCTGTTTGTGGTGGAACGTGATACGCCCGGTTTCGAGCGGGGACGCAAACTGGACAAGATCGGCCTGCCCGCACAGGACACCGCCGAACTGTACTTCCGCGACGCGGAGGTTCCCGCCGCGAACCTGATCGGCGAGGAAGGTTACGGTCTGCAGTATCTGATGAGCCATCTGCCCCGTGAACGTCTCGGGGTGTCCGCCATGGCAATTGCCACCACACGGGCGATCTTCGACATGACCGTCGACTACTGCAAGCAACGCCACGCCTTCGGTGCGCCACTGACCGACAAGCAGCACGTGCGTTTCGAGCTCGCGGAGATGGCGACCGAGATCGACATCGCCCAGTGCTACGTCGACCAGTCTGTGCGCGCCTACAACGCGGGTCAGCTGACCGCGGTCGACGCTGCCAAAGGCAAGTGGTCGATCAGCGAGCTGCAGAAGCGAGTCCTCGACAGGTGCCTGCAGTTGCACGGCGGCTATGGCTACATGACCGAGTATCCGGTGGCCCGGGCGTACATGGATACCCGCGTCCAGACGATCTACGGCGGCACGACCGAAATCATGAAAGAGATCATCGGTCGCGACGTGGTGGCCTAG
- a CDS encoding acyl-CoA dehydrogenase family protein codes for MTTLSDEEAFLVQTVREFIDREVKPTVQEVEHANAYPERWIEQMKQIGIYGLAVPEQYGGSPVSTPCYAQVTQELARGWMSLAGAMGGHTVVAKLLALFGTEEQKQTYLPRMATGEVRATMALTEPGGGSDLQAMTTVAKADGDDLVISGAKMWISNARRSQLIALLCKTDPNATPKHKGISIVLVEHGPGLTVSRDLPKLGYKGVESCELAFDNYRIPATAILGGTPGKGFAQMMKGLETGRIQVASRALGVATAALEDSLAYAQQRESFGQPIWKHQSIGNYLADMATKLTAARQLTWYASEKYDSGERCDMEAGMAKLFASEVAMEIALNAVRIHGGYGYSTEYDVERYFRDAPLMIVGEGTNEIQRNVIASQLVSRGTI; via the coding sequence ATGACCACGCTCAGCGACGAAGAGGCGTTCCTGGTTCAGACGGTGCGGGAGTTCATCGACCGCGAGGTCAAGCCCACCGTGCAGGAAGTCGAGCACGCCAACGCGTATCCGGAGCGCTGGATCGAGCAGATGAAGCAGATCGGGATCTACGGCTTAGCCGTGCCCGAGCAATACGGCGGTTCGCCGGTGTCGACTCCCTGCTATGCCCAGGTCACCCAGGAGTTGGCGCGCGGATGGATGAGCCTGGCCGGGGCGATGGGCGGGCACACGGTGGTCGCTAAGCTGCTCGCGCTGTTCGGCACCGAGGAACAGAAGCAGACCTATCTGCCGCGGATGGCCACCGGCGAGGTGCGCGCGACGATGGCGCTGACCGAACCCGGCGGCGGCTCGGATCTGCAGGCGATGACGACGGTCGCCAAGGCCGACGGTGACGATCTGGTGATCTCAGGTGCGAAGATGTGGATCTCCAACGCCAGGCGCTCACAGTTGATCGCCTTGTTGTGCAAGACCGATCCGAACGCCACACCCAAGCACAAGGGCATCTCTATCGTGCTGGTGGAACACGGCCCCGGTCTGACGGTGTCGCGGGATCTGCCGAAACTCGGCTACAAGGGCGTCGAATCGTGCGAGCTGGCCTTTGACAACTACCGCATTCCGGCCACGGCCATCCTGGGCGGCACCCCTGGTAAGGGATTCGCGCAGATGATGAAGGGGCTGGAGACCGGGCGTATCCAGGTGGCCTCACGGGCGCTGGGGGTGGCCACCGCCGCGCTGGAGGACTCGCTGGCCTACGCCCAGCAGCGGGAGAGCTTCGGCCAGCCGATCTGGAAGCACCAATCCATCGGTAACTACCTGGCCGATATGGCCACCAAGCTCACCGCGGCGCGCCAGTTGACCTGGTATGCCTCCGAGAAATACGACAGCGGCGAACGCTGCGATATGGAGGCCGGCATGGCGAAGCTGTTCGCCTCCGAGGTCGCCATGGAGATCGCCCTGAACGCCGTGCGTATTCACGGTGGCTACGGCTACTCGACCGAATACGACGTCGAACGCTACTTCCGCGACGCGCCGCTGATGATCGTCGGCGAAGGAACCAACGAGATCCAGCGCAACGTAATCGCCTCCCAGCTGGTTTCGCGAGGCACAATCTGA